Proteins encoded together in one Planctomyces sp. SH-PL14 window:
- a CDS encoding DUF72 domain-containing protein, which translates to MARSSSARRTASVVPGPSPGYSVDASLTFRIGCAGWNIPKQHDDLFPRDGSHLARYQRQFNAGEINSSFYRSHRPATYRRWAVNSPEEFRFAVKAPRTVTHEHRLKGADDLLKAFLGEVAELGEHLGPLLFQLPPSLRFSPSDVENFLELLRGLFSGALVLEPRHTSWLGEDAAHLLRQYRVAMAAADPPLGPEIAPAGSSSPTYYRLHGHPRMYYSPYSEGDLARLTRDMFEHAAVGHDVWCIFDNTADGAAQTDALTMQRMLAARRSTLGR; encoded by the coding sequence GTGGCTCGTTCTTCCTCAGCTCGGCGGACGGCAAGCGTTGTCCCCGGGCCCTCGCCCGGCTACAGCGTTGATGCGTCTCTGACATTCCGGATCGGCTGTGCCGGGTGGAACATTCCGAAACAGCACGACGACCTGTTCCCTCGCGACGGGAGCCACCTCGCCCGCTACCAGCGGCAGTTCAACGCCGGCGAGATCAACTCGTCGTTCTATCGCTCGCATCGTCCGGCGACCTACCGACGATGGGCTGTTAATTCACCCGAGGAATTCCGCTTCGCCGTCAAAGCCCCGCGGACAGTCACGCATGAGCATCGCCTGAAGGGAGCCGACGACCTCCTGAAGGCGTTCCTCGGGGAAGTGGCCGAACTCGGCGAGCATCTCGGCCCGCTTCTATTCCAACTCCCTCCTTCGTTGCGGTTCTCGCCATCGGACGTGGAAAACTTTCTGGAACTCCTCCGTGGCTTGTTCTCGGGCGCCCTCGTCCTCGAGCCGCGGCACACCTCCTGGCTCGGCGAGGACGCTGCCCATCTTCTGAGGCAGTACCGCGTGGCGATGGCCGCTGCCGATCCTCCCCTCGGCCCCGAGATCGCCCCCGCCGGCTCGTCGTCGCCGACGTACTACCGCCTGCACGGTCATCCCCGAATGTACTATTCGCCTTACTCCGAGGGGGACCTCGCTCGTCTCACTCGCGACATGTTCGAGCACGCCGCTGTCGGGCACGACGTCTGGTGCATCTTCGACAATACGGCCGACGGGGCGGCGCAGACCGATGCATTGACCATGCAGCGAATGCTCGCGGCCCGCAGATCGACACTGGGACGATAG
- a CDS encoding SDR family oxidoreductase — protein sequence MSTTLKKIADQVVVITGASSGIGLATAELLAEMGASVVLAARSEKTLLHVAGRITGRGGRAIAVPCDVSDRSQVEALAKTAIRTFGRIDTWVNNAGLGMYGRADTFREEDARRLFDINFWGAVNGCVVALPHLKSSGGALITVGSEVSDSYAPLMSIYVATKHAIKGYVDVLRVEVEEVDKLPVAVTLIQPTAVDTPFPQHAKNDMLKEPKLPDPMIQAQDVAEAILHAAEHPTREKKVGAMSLVSTTLSKLIPSVADRLSAGRVDDLTYDEKPRNPNGALYQASEATGVAGRTNGTGGNQSR from the coding sequence ATGTCGACAACGCTCAAGAAGATTGCGGATCAGGTTGTCGTGATTACCGGCGCGTCTTCAGGGATCGGACTGGCGACCGCCGAACTTCTCGCGGAGATGGGGGCTTCGGTCGTCCTCGCCGCCCGCAGCGAAAAGACGCTTCTTCACGTCGCGGGGCGGATCACGGGCCGGGGGGGCCGGGCGATCGCGGTCCCGTGTGATGTTTCCGACCGCAGCCAGGTAGAAGCCCTCGCCAAAACGGCGATCAGGACCTTCGGGCGGATCGACACGTGGGTCAACAACGCCGGCCTGGGGATGTACGGCCGCGCGGACACGTTTCGCGAAGAGGATGCCCGGAGACTGTTCGATATCAACTTCTGGGGAGCGGTCAACGGCTGCGTCGTCGCTCTTCCGCATCTGAAAAGCAGTGGCGGTGCGCTGATCACGGTCGGAAGCGAGGTCTCCGATTCCTACGCCCCGCTCATGAGCATCTACGTCGCGACCAAACACGCCATCAAGGGGTACGTCGACGTCCTGCGGGTCGAAGTCGAGGAGGTCGACAAGCTTCCCGTTGCGGTGACGTTGATCCAGCCGACTGCCGTCGACACGCCGTTCCCTCAGCATGCGAAGAACGACATGCTCAAGGAGCCGAAGCTCCCCGATCCGATGATCCAGGCGCAGGACGTGGCCGAGGCGATCCTGCACGCCGCCGAGCACCCGACACGGGAGAAGAAGGTTGGAGCGATGTCGCTCGTGAGCACGACGCTTTCGAAACTGATCCCCAGTGTCGCGGACCGCTTGTCTGCGGGGCGGGTCGACGATCTCACCTACGACGAGAAGCCGCGCAACCCGAATGGAGCTTTGTACCAGGCGAGCGAAGCGACGGGCGTCGCGGGACGAACCAATGGAACGGGCGGCAATCAATCACGGTAG
- a CDS encoding OB-fold nucleic acid binding domain-containing protein has protein sequence MKAQGAVAELLTNPHGDVDGFRLKDDTEVKFPPHLGAELEAIVKPGELVRIDGRKHITPKGDVHLHADRIEVVATGTTIERHPPMPGGPGGPRREPQQESSRPREFDDLQRTQDEILRELRDLRKLLENGAS, from the coding sequence ATGAAGGCGCAGGGAGCCGTCGCTGAACTGCTGACCAATCCGCACGGTGATGTCGACGGGTTCCGGCTGAAGGACGACACGGAAGTGAAGTTTCCTCCGCATCTTGGCGCAGAGCTGGAGGCGATCGTCAAGCCGGGCGAGCTCGTGCGAATCGATGGACGGAAGCACATCACGCCGAAGGGGGACGTGCATCTGCATGCGGATCGAATCGAAGTCGTTGCCACGGGAACGACCATCGAACGGCATCCGCCGATGCCGGGAGGCCCAGGTGGGCCGCGGAGGGAGCCGCAGCAGGAAAGCTCGCGGCCCCGTGAGTTCGACGACCTGCAGCGAACTCAAGACGAGATTCTTCGGGAGCTTCGCGACCTGCGGAAGCTGCTGGAGAATGGGGCTTCCTAG
- a CDS encoding response regulator transcription factor has translation MRLLVIEDQPELRRLLIGMLEDDGYAVDVAPDGADGLAKAQSWPYDAIVLDIMLPKVDGWKLLEQLRETHHTPVLILSARDSLSDRVLGLDLGGDDFLSKPFERVELLARLRALIRRAAGRTKSTVTIGDLLLDMRSQTVSRSGEGIPLTAREYGLFQYLALHRGKVVSRSELYDHLFDENDEAASNLLDVYVSYLRKKLGPDIIETRRGQGYVIPE, from the coding sequence ATGCGTCTTCTGGTCATCGAGGATCAACCGGAACTCCGGCGGCTGCTGATCGGAATGCTGGAGGACGACGGCTACGCGGTTGACGTCGCGCCAGATGGTGCCGATGGACTCGCGAAGGCCCAGTCCTGGCCTTATGACGCCATCGTTCTCGACATCATGCTTCCCAAAGTCGACGGGTGGAAGCTCCTCGAACAACTTCGGGAGACGCACCACACGCCCGTGTTGATTCTTTCGGCACGTGACTCCCTCTCGGATCGGGTCCTCGGTCTCGATCTCGGCGGGGACGACTTTCTGTCCAAGCCATTCGAGCGTGTGGAACTGCTGGCTCGATTGCGAGCCCTGATCCGACGCGCCGCGGGCCGAACGAAATCGACAGTCACGATTGGCGACCTGCTTCTCGACATGCGTTCGCAGACGGTCAGCCGAAGTGGTGAGGGAATTCCGCTGACGGCGAGGGAGTACGGACTGTTCCAGTATCTCGCGCTTCACCGTGGAAAAGTGGTCAGCCGCTCCGAGCTGTATGACCATCTCTTTGACGAGAATGACGAGGCGGCGTCGAATCTTCTCGATGTCTACGTCTCTTATCTCCGCAAGAAGCTCGGACCAGACATCATTGAGACGCGACGGGGCCAGGGTTATGTCATCCCCGAATAA
- a CDS encoding SDR family oxidoreductase, which translates to MIQEQKHPTSQLPEQTQPKPGLDSAMNPRPEYEAPLYRGSGKLEGLSALITGGDSGIGRSVAVLFAREGANVAIVYLPPEQSDAETTKAAIEKEGRRGLLIPGDVTDAAFCRSAVQTTVQEFGQLDILVNNAAYQQTHKSLEDISDDEWDLTFRTNIHGYFYMAKAALPHLAPGSAIINCGSITGLEGSKELIDYASTKGAIHAFTKSLAQNLADRRIRVNCVAPGPIWTPLQPVSKPPEKVAKHGADTPMKRPGQPEEVAPAFVFFASQADSSYISGEILTVLGGETRAG; encoded by the coding sequence ATGATTCAAGAGCAGAAGCACCCGACCTCGCAACTCCCTGAGCAGACCCAGCCGAAGCCCGGCTTAGACTCGGCAATGAATCCTCGGCCGGAGTACGAGGCGCCCCTGTACCGTGGCTCGGGCAAATTGGAGGGACTTTCGGCCTTGATCACGGGAGGCGACTCCGGGATCGGCCGGTCCGTGGCCGTCCTCTTTGCTCGCGAAGGGGCCAACGTCGCGATCGTCTACCTCCCTCCCGAGCAGTCCGACGCCGAGACAACCAAGGCGGCCATCGAGAAGGAAGGCCGCAGAGGATTGCTGATTCCGGGCGATGTCACGGACGCGGCGTTCTGCCGGTCCGCCGTCCAGACGACCGTTCAGGAGTTCGGACAGCTCGACATTCTCGTCAACAACGCCGCCTACCAGCAGACGCACAAGTCGCTCGAGGACATCTCGGATGACGAGTGGGACCTGACGTTTCGGACCAACATTCACGGTTACTTCTACATGGCCAAGGCGGCATTGCCTCACCTGGCGCCCGGGTCCGCCATCATCAACTGCGGATCAATCACAGGATTGGAGGGGAGTAAGGAACTGATCGACTACGCCTCGACGAAGGGAGCGATCCACGCCTTCACGAAGTCGTTGGCTCAGAACCTGGCTGACCGAAGGATCAGGGTGAACTGCGTCGCGCCGGGACCGATCTGGACTCCGCTTCAGCCGGTCTCGAAGCCGCCGGAGAAAGTTGCCAAGCATGGCGCCGACACGCCAATGAAGCGTCCCGGTCAACCGGAAGAGGTCGCGCCGGCGTTCGTGTTCTTCGCTTCGCAGGCGGACTCCAGCTACATCAGCGGAGAGATTCTTACCGTTCTGGGCGGTGAGACGCGAGCCGGCTGA
- a CDS encoding cytochrome B6, whose amino-acid sequence MSGDVVERAQTAGPPEGTLVEQRQQEADRPEKFDPKQAQSASPAFKDQPKAGKITGFDFFRDPLNADEPFTPFADVMKKEAAGKDAVVKAQRALLETRYDLTPRPDPDVTMSRGKAVLKGPTAKLTNGLTWDELGKMSPSDIREKGVFPYPTLPHPLQVNGGQVFPQVQTRMFSRLERFDVEFDLPAEFLPEFPPAIFLQNRPELGDVSRGQVVSINNFRDLFKDLLTPVQLDGLRLLLTPMPQEEFNPTDDRKTAQPSLGIACFDCHVNGHTTGQFHLSPDIRPQERRFRLDTTSLRGMFNQQIHGSKRSLRSVEDFTEFEQRTAYFNGDPIHAMKKGFQEIPRVSVPHMAQFQNMLDFPPAPKLNVLGRLNRNANERERRGEALFFGKAQCSVCHPAPFYLDHQMHDLHLERFLADEPGDGPIKSFTLRGIKDSPPYLKDGRCLTLDDTVEFFNLVLELELTADEKADLVAFLKCL is encoded by the coding sequence ATGTCTGGGGATGTCGTTGAACGAGCTCAGACCGCCGGGCCGCCAGAGGGGACTCTTGTTGAACAACGGCAGCAGGAGGCGGACCGTCCAGAGAAGTTCGATCCGAAGCAAGCCCAGTCTGCCTCCCCTGCGTTCAAGGACCAGCCGAAAGCGGGGAAGATCACCGGGTTTGATTTCTTTCGCGACCCGCTGAATGCCGACGAGCCGTTCACGCCGTTTGCGGACGTCATGAAGAAGGAGGCGGCCGGCAAGGATGCCGTGGTCAAGGCCCAGCGAGCTCTTCTCGAGACACGATACGACCTGACGCCGCGGCCTGATCCGGACGTCACGATGTCTCGCGGAAAAGCCGTCTTGAAGGGGCCGACGGCCAAGCTGACCAACGGGCTGACGTGGGACGAGCTGGGCAAGATGTCGCCGTCGGACATCCGGGAAAAGGGAGTCTTTCCCTACCCGACGCTTCCTCACCCGCTCCAGGTCAATGGCGGGCAGGTGTTTCCCCAAGTCCAGACTCGGATGTTCTCCCGGTTGGAGCGGTTCGATGTTGAGTTCGACCTCCCCGCCGAATTCCTTCCGGAGTTTCCGCCCGCCATCTTCCTTCAGAATCGTCCGGAGCTGGGAGATGTCTCGCGCGGCCAAGTGGTCTCGATCAACAACTTCCGTGACCTGTTCAAGGATCTGCTGACGCCAGTCCAGCTCGATGGACTGCGGTTACTCCTGACGCCGATGCCCCAGGAGGAGTTCAATCCGACCGATGATCGCAAGACCGCCCAGCCGAGCCTCGGCATCGCCTGCTTCGACTGCCATGTGAACGGTCACACAACCGGCCAGTTCCACCTGAGCCCCGACATCCGACCGCAGGAACGACGTTTCCGGCTCGACACTACGAGCCTCCGCGGGATGTTCAACCAGCAAATCCACGGCTCTAAGCGGAGCCTGCGGTCGGTCGAAGACTTCACGGAGTTCGAGCAGCGGACTGCCTACTTCAACGGCGATCCGATCCATGCCATGAAAAAGGGCTTCCAGGAGATCCCGCGGGTCTCCGTGCCGCACATGGCCCAGTTTCAGAACATGCTCGACTTTCCGCCCGCCCCTAAGCTGAATGTCCTCGGGCGGCTGAATCGAAATGCCAACGAGCGGGAGCGGCGGGGCGAAGCCCTGTTCTTCGGCAAGGCGCAGTGTTCGGTCTGCCATCCGGCGCCGTTCTACCTCGATCATCAGATGCACGACCTGCATCTGGAGCGATTCCTGGCCGACGAACCGGGGGACGGACCGATCAAGTCGTTCACGCTTCGCGGGATCAAGGACAGCCCGCCGTACCTGAAAGATGGACGGTGTCTCACGCTCGACGACACGGTCGAGTTCTTCAACCTTGTTCTCGAACTGGAACTCACCGCCGACGAGAAAGCGGACCTCGTCGCCTTTCTCAAGTGTCTCTGA
- a CDS encoding catalase family protein, giving the protein MAYVPFSESVEVHQKDERRLTDQIVASVLRTNRVRFEKHQHAVREAHAKSHGLLVGQLIVNEGLPSHLQQGLFAAPGSFPVIARLSSAPGDIQSDRIPTPRGMALKVLGVPGPMLNESPSPTPNQDWLLVNAPAIPFGDIGSYAQVQKLIENRADTAEILKLVAAKAARGANLLLGMVGLQSEILEDLGPANSHILGETFHSMAAVRFGEFIAKISVAPLSGNVRALVGASIDADDDHRCALRDRVAEFFRGNSAEYEVRAQLCVDLDKMPIEDASVIWDEDLSPHQPVARLIFPSQATDSPARRVFGDDQLSFTPWRAMTAHRPLGSVMRVRKPVYEASVRFRQEMNAREIVEPTSLSDVPQ; this is encoded by the coding sequence ATGGCTTACGTTCCGTTCAGTGAGTCGGTTGAAGTTCATCAGAAGGACGAACGGCGACTGACCGATCAGATCGTCGCCTCAGTGCTCCGGACGAACCGGGTTCGCTTTGAGAAGCATCAGCACGCGGTTCGGGAGGCCCATGCGAAGAGTCACGGTTTACTGGTGGGCCAACTAATTGTGAACGAGGGCCTGCCGTCGCACCTCCAGCAGGGGCTATTTGCAGCTCCCGGATCCTTCCCGGTCATTGCGAGGCTCTCCAGCGCCCCCGGAGATATTCAAAGCGACCGGATCCCCACACCCCGGGGAATGGCTCTCAAGGTCCTGGGCGTACCCGGCCCCATGCTGAACGAGTCGCCCAGTCCCACGCCGAATCAGGACTGGCTGCTCGTTAACGCGCCGGCGATCCCTTTCGGCGATATCGGCTCCTACGCCCAAGTCCAAAAGCTGATTGAGAACCGGGCCGACACTGCCGAGATCCTGAAGTTGGTGGCGGCCAAGGCGGCACGCGGCGCCAACCTGCTCCTCGGCATGGTCGGTCTGCAGAGCGAAATCCTCGAAGATCTGGGCCCGGCCAACAGTCACATCCTGGGAGAGACCTTTCACAGCATGGCCGCGGTCCGGTTCGGCGAGTTCATCGCCAAGATCAGCGTCGCTCCGCTGAGCGGGAATGTGAGGGCTCTGGTGGGAGCATCGATCGACGCGGACGATGACCACCGCTGCGCCTTGCGCGATCGTGTCGCGGAATTCTTCCGGGGGAACAGCGCGGAGTACGAGGTGCGGGCCCAGCTGTGCGTCGACTTGGACAAGATGCCCATCGAGGACGCCTCAGTCATCTGGGACGAGGACCTTTCTCCGCATCAGCCGGTCGCCCGACTCATCTTTCCCAGCCAAGCCACAGATTCTCCCGCCCGGAGGGTCTTTGGAGACGACCAGCTGTCCTTCACCCCCTGGCGGGCCATGACGGCACACCGGCCGCTCGGATCAGTCATGCGTGTGAGGAAGCCGGTCTATGAGGCATCCGTCCGATTCCGGCAGGAGATGAATGCTCGGGAGATCGTCGAGCCGACCAGCCTGAGCGACGT
- a CDS encoding SHOCT domain-containing protein, with translation MQLTPEGRKRIQEIARRNQVSAEAVTTLLEAVVQGNGTMAQFSIAELGGVGQWMRGGMTMIGDMFNHALKAKVDALCRELSDLLNDSPISEESPSMSQSQSQSQSSSRAPRDVPAPTAAAVGNTARRSNLFVQGTAAQSKNWWPDELGTPNATGSQNNMRYAYFAGPRRLALDLGGEVSVYDTLDHQIGGVSQQQSGGSSIKFSSQHGPIDIASLPQLYPAKAVSEPLPREQTESKVERRSGSEDVISSIERLAKLHKSGALTEEEFQTKKRELLARL, from the coding sequence ATGCAGCTGACACCTGAGGGACGGAAACGAATTCAAGAGATCGCCCGCCGGAATCAGGTATCGGCCGAGGCAGTGACAACGTTGCTTGAAGCCGTCGTCCAGGGCAACGGGACGATGGCCCAGTTCTCGATCGCCGAACTGGGAGGGGTCGGGCAATGGATGCGGGGCGGAATGACGATGATTGGCGACATGTTCAATCACGCCCTGAAAGCCAAGGTGGATGCGCTTTGCCGGGAACTCTCGGACCTCCTCAACGACTCCCCAATTTCGGAAGAGAGCCCATCTATGAGTCAGTCTCAGAGTCAGTCACAATCTTCGAGTCGAGCACCGCGAGACGTCCCAGCTCCGACAGCCGCAGCAGTGGGCAACACTGCCCGCAGATCAAATCTCTTTGTTCAGGGCACCGCGGCACAATCCAAGAACTGGTGGCCCGACGAGCTGGGGACGCCCAACGCGACGGGATCCCAGAACAACATGCGGTACGCTTACTTCGCGGGGCCTCGGCGGCTGGCCCTCGATCTCGGCGGAGAAGTCTCGGTGTACGACACGCTGGATCATCAGATCGGAGGGGTTTCTCAACAACAGTCCGGGGGCAGTTCCATCAAATTCAGCAGCCAGCATGGTCCGATCGACATCGCCAGCCTGCCTCAGCTTTACCCGGCGAAGGCAGTCTCGGAACCTCTCCCGCGTGAACAGACGGAGTCAAAGGTGGAAAGGCGGTCGGGTTCGGAAGACGTAATCTCGTCGATCGAACGCCTGGCGAAGCTGCACAAAAGCGGTGCATTGACGGAAGAGGAGTTTCAGACAAAGAAACGCGAACTGCTCGCACGGTTATGA
- a CDS encoding zinc-dependent alcohol dehydrogenase yields MKALCWHGKEDVRIDDVPDPRIEDPRDAIIRVTSTAICGSDLHLYDGYMPTMESGDVLGHEFMGEVVETGTVAAGKLSKGDRVVVPFTMACGTCFFCRKTLFSCCENSNPNKKIAEEAMGHSPSGLFGYSHMLGGFAGGQAEYVRVPLADFGAFKVPSHIPDEKVLFLTDIFPTGYMGAEQADIEAGDTVAVWGCGPVGQFCIQSAWLFGAGRVIAIDHVPERLEMARRLGRAETIDFTETDASVFDRLQEMTKGRGPDRCIDAVGAEAHGWGSWPAVLDNAKAAVGLATDRPSVLRQAIMACRKGGTVSVPGVYVGLLDKVPMGAFVNKALTMKSGQTHVHRYLQPLLERIEKDQIDPSAIITHRLPLSEAPDAYKTFRDKKDGCVKVVLKP; encoded by the coding sequence ATGAAGGCGCTCTGCTGGCACGGCAAGGAAGACGTACGAATCGACGACGTCCCCGACCCCAGGATTGAGGATCCCCGGGATGCGATCATCCGGGTGACCTCGACCGCAATCTGCGGATCCGACCTACATCTCTACGACGGCTACATGCCCACGATGGAGTCCGGCGACGTCCTGGGGCACGAGTTCATGGGGGAGGTGGTCGAGACCGGGACCGTCGCTGCCGGCAAGCTGAGCAAAGGGGACCGGGTCGTCGTCCCATTCACGATGGCGTGCGGGACGTGCTTCTTCTGCCGGAAGACACTGTTTTCCTGCTGCGAGAACTCCAACCCCAACAAGAAGATCGCCGAGGAGGCGATGGGCCATTCGCCCAGCGGACTGTTCGGCTACAGCCACATGCTCGGGGGATTTGCCGGGGGCCAGGCAGAATACGTCCGGGTCCCGCTGGCGGACTTCGGGGCCTTCAAGGTGCCGAGCCACATCCCCGACGAGAAGGTGCTGTTCCTGACCGACATCTTCCCGACCGGCTACATGGGAGCGGAGCAGGCCGACATCGAGGCGGGCGACACCGTCGCGGTCTGGGGGTGCGGGCCGGTCGGGCAGTTCTGCATTCAGAGCGCCTGGCTGTTCGGCGCCGGGCGGGTGATCGCCATCGACCACGTTCCGGAGCGGCTGGAGATGGCGAGGCGTCTGGGGCGAGCGGAGACGATCGACTTCACCGAGACCGATGCCAGCGTCTTTGACCGGCTGCAGGAGATGACGAAGGGACGCGGGCCGGACCGGTGTATTGATGCCGTCGGAGCGGAGGCCCACGGGTGGGGGAGCTGGCCGGCGGTGCTCGACAACGCGAAGGCGGCGGTCGGCCTGGCGACGGACCGGCCGTCCGTGCTGCGGCAGGCGATCATGGCCTGCCGAAAAGGAGGAACCGTCTCGGTGCCGGGGGTGTATGTGGGCCTGCTCGACAAGGTTCCGATGGGGGCCTTCGTCAACAAGGCCCTGACGATGAAGTCCGGTCAGACGCATGTGCACCGCTACCTGCAGCCGCTCCTGGAGCGGATCGAGAAAGACCAGATCGATCCGTCGGCGATCATCACGCACCGGTTGCCCCTGTCCGAGGCGCCCGACGCCTACAAGACCTTCCGCGATAAGAAAGACGGCTGTGTCAAAGTTGTCCTGAAGCCCTGA